The following coding sequences are from one Halorubrum sp. BOL3-1 window:
- a CDS encoding DUF2250 domain-containing protein encodes MGPPDARPADRPPRSSEEWNGDALDADRPSLTRSDERLLSYLADVGADYQAFIAGNTGLYDDHVESRLTALADDGLVERVSGEAVYRVTDAGRDALRDDCPRWSD; translated from the coding sequence ATGGGCCCACCCGACGCACGGCCGGCCGACCGACCGCCGAGGAGTTCCGAGGAGTGGAACGGTGACGCACTCGACGCGGACCGACCGTCGCTCACGCGCTCCGACGAGCGGCTGCTCTCGTACCTCGCGGACGTTGGCGCCGACTATCAGGCGTTCATCGCCGGCAACACCGGCCTGTACGACGACCATGTGGAGTCTCGGCTGACCGCGCTGGCGGACGACGGGTTAGTCGAGCGCGTCTCCGGCGAGGCGGTCTACCGCGTCACCGACGCCGGCCGGGACGCGCTCCGCGACGACTGTCCGCGCTGGTCGGACTGA
- a CDS encoding L-aspartate oxidase, protein MSGHETTDVLVVGSGIAGLAAALAAAREGNEVVVATKATRPEAASSWWAQGGIAVARDHPDRFRRDIIAASDDTADPDAVDVLVENANDAVRDVLVETLGVTFDGDASAAVGASGPGAAAEFAGRDDGFDFGREAAHTEDRILHVGAETGKHVHVPLLNHLDGRAGAELRTDTAALELIGHEGRVHGAVVESDDGHAPVYADATVLATGGIGDLFARSTNPAGATGDGIAMAALAGATVTDAEFVQFHPTAYAAGPDEDGFLVSEAVRGEGGVLRNGDGERFMPDYHPDAELGPRDVVARAVDGEREATGSVTLDVGPLDFADQFPGLAEKCDDRGVDWTRGIPVAPAEHFLCGGVDVDDRGRTSLDRLYAVGECARTGVHGANRLASTGLLEGLVWGLRAGADAADADAVGADPEAVEAPDLLDRDPALPDDFARQKFRRLRRVMDESAGIERDSDDLNRALSVLRRLKGEVDAYVRTRTSRSLYELRDACVTALLVVRQALANEESVGTHYRTDGAEPADPESAADD, encoded by the coding sequence ATGTCCGGACACGAGACCACGGACGTGCTCGTCGTCGGGTCGGGGATCGCCGGGCTCGCGGCCGCTCTCGCCGCGGCCCGCGAGGGGAACGAGGTCGTCGTCGCGACGAAGGCCACGCGCCCGGAGGCGGCGTCCTCGTGGTGGGCGCAGGGGGGGATCGCCGTCGCCCGAGACCACCCGGACCGATTCAGGCGGGACATCATCGCCGCCTCCGACGACACGGCGGACCCGGACGCCGTCGACGTGCTCGTCGAGAACGCCAACGACGCCGTTCGCGACGTGCTCGTCGAGACGCTGGGCGTGACGTTCGACGGCGACGCGAGTGCGGCCGTCGGAGCGAGCGGCCCGGGAGCCGCCGCCGAGTTCGCCGGCCGGGACGACGGCTTCGACTTCGGCCGCGAGGCGGCCCACACCGAGGACCGCATCCTCCACGTCGGCGCGGAGACGGGCAAGCACGTCCACGTCCCGTTGCTGAACCATCTCGACGGTCGCGCGGGCGCAGAGCTGCGGACCGACACCGCCGCGCTGGAGCTGATCGGTCACGAGGGGAGGGTTCACGGCGCAGTCGTGGAGTCCGACGACGGCCACGCTCCCGTCTACGCCGACGCGACCGTGCTGGCGACCGGCGGGATCGGCGATCTCTTCGCCCGCTCTACGAACCCCGCGGGCGCCACCGGCGACGGCATCGCCATGGCCGCGCTCGCCGGCGCGACGGTGACCGACGCGGAGTTCGTCCAGTTCCACCCGACCGCGTACGCCGCCGGCCCGGACGAGGACGGCTTCCTCGTCAGCGAGGCCGTCCGAGGCGAGGGGGGCGTCCTCCGGAACGGCGACGGGGAGCGCTTCATGCCGGACTACCATCCGGACGCGGAGCTGGGGCCGCGGGACGTGGTCGCCCGCGCGGTCGATGGCGAGCGCGAGGCCACGGGGTCGGTGACCCTCGACGTGGGACCGCTGGACTTTGCCGACCAGTTCCCGGGGCTCGCCGAGAAGTGCGACGACCGCGGCGTCGACTGGACCCGCGGAATCCCGGTCGCGCCGGCAGAACACTTCCTCTGTGGCGGCGTCGACGTCGACGACCGCGGGCGGACGAGCCTCGACCGGCTCTACGCCGTCGGCGAGTGCGCGCGCACCGGCGTCCACGGGGCGAACCGGCTCGCGTCCACGGGCCTGCTCGAAGGGCTGGTCTGGGGGTTGCGCGCCGGCGCGGACGCGGCCGACGCGGACGCAGTCGGGGCCGACCCCGAGGCTGTCGAGGCGCCGGACCTGCTGGACCGCGACCCGGCGCTCCCGGACGACTTCGCGCGCCAAAAGTTCCGCCGCCTGCGTCGCGTGATGGACGAGTCCGCCGGTATCGAGCGCGACTCCGACGACCTGAATCGGGCGCTGAGCGTCTTACGGCGACTCAAAGGCGAAGTCGACGCCTACGTCCGGACGCGCACCTCGCGCTCGCTGTACGAACTGCGTGACGCGTGCGTCACGGCGCTGCTGGTGGTCCGACAGGCGTTGGCGAACGAGGAGAGCGTCGGGACGCACTACCGCACCGACGGGGCCGAGCCGGCCGACCCCGAGTCGGCGGCGGACGACTGA
- the nadA gene encoding quinolinate synthase NadA yields the protein MPAMETAEFGTDLSLFKYDNLEQLPSEYRELTEAERTERIEAALRTLGDDVVILGHNYQRREIVEHADFVGDSYQLSKEAAAADAEYVVFGGVTFMAESADIITDPDQKVVLPSMEASCPMAGMAEALQVDAAWAELTAETDADVVPVTYMNSYADLKAFCAEQGGLVCTSSNAHDAFEYAFDRGDKVLFLPDKHLGENTAHRLGLEDGIAEWDPWDPESADASNVVENDVILWDGYCQVHERFRESHVESVRAEHDDIDVVVHPECRREVVEAADVVGSTATICETVANADPGDTWAIGTEIHLANHLGRWHPEVNVVPLCGDACMDCNAMRQIDPNYLAWVLEELVEGRERNVVEVAPEEKELAKVALDRMLEI from the coding sequence ATGCCAGCAATGGAAACTGCGGAGTTCGGGACTGACCTCAGTCTCTTCAAATACGACAATCTTGAACAGCTTCCCTCTGAATACCGAGAGCTCACCGAAGCGGAGCGAACGGAGCGCATCGAGGCGGCGCTGCGGACGCTTGGCGACGACGTGGTAATCTTAGGCCACAACTACCAGCGGCGGGAGATCGTCGAACACGCGGACTTCGTCGGCGATTCCTACCAGCTGAGCAAGGAGGCCGCCGCCGCCGACGCCGAGTACGTCGTCTTCGGCGGCGTCACGTTCATGGCCGAGTCGGCGGACATCATCACCGACCCCGACCAGAAGGTGGTCCTCCCGAGCATGGAGGCGTCCTGCCCGATGGCCGGGATGGCCGAGGCACTTCAGGTCGACGCGGCGTGGGCCGAACTGACCGCCGAGACCGACGCGGACGTGGTCCCGGTCACCTACATGAACAGCTACGCCGACCTCAAGGCGTTCTGCGCGGAGCAGGGCGGGCTGGTCTGTACGTCCTCGAACGCCCACGACGCGTTCGAGTACGCCTTCGACCGGGGTGACAAGGTGCTGTTCCTGCCGGACAAGCACCTCGGCGAGAACACGGCCCACCGCCTGGGGCTCGAAGACGGGATCGCCGAGTGGGACCCGTGGGATCCGGAGTCGGCGGACGCGAGCAACGTCGTCGAGAACGACGTGATCCTCTGGGACGGCTACTGTCAGGTCCACGAGCGCTTCCGCGAGTCACACGTCGAGTCGGTCCGCGCGGAGCACGACGATATCGACGTGGTCGTCCACCCCGAGTGTCGCCGCGAGGTCGTCGAGGCGGCCGACGTGGTCGGCTCCACCGCGACGATCTGCGAGACCGTCGCGAACGCCGACCCCGGCGACACTTGGGCGATCGGGACCGAGATCCACCTCGCCAACCACCTCGGGCGCTGGCACCCGGAGGTGAACGTCGTCCCGCTGTGTGGCGACGCCTGTATGGACTGTAACGCGATGCGCCAGATCGACCCGAACTACCTGGCGTGGGTCCTCGAGGAGCTGGTCGAAGGCCGCGAGCGCAACGTCGTCGAGGTCGCGCCCGAGGAGAAGGAGCTCGCGAAGGTCGCGCTCGACCGAATGCTGGAGATCTGA
- the cofH gene encoding 7,8-didemethyl-8-hydroxy-5-deazariboflavin synthase subunit CofH, translated as MSSGGDSDASGPVSDANADGDFGFAEPMTDQSFENALAKARDGVRLTVDDATELLATGTEREGIDPVRKEAVLEAADRRRAETVGDEVTFVANLNNNVTTACNTGCLFCNFKDSAHAFEADSDVDHPGFTKPPSESRAVVEDALDMGIYEVCSVSGLHPTFALNEEHHEILAARDDPASEVNYKPPAVYDTDPGTYLEQMEAMSVGGVHLHSMTPEEAYHAKRGTDWEYESVYRELAAAGLDSAPGTAAEILVDEVRDVICPGKIRTDDWVDAIEGAVAAGLDVTSTMMYGHVETVAHRAEHLGVLRDLQDRTGGITEFVPLSFIHQNTPLYRRGVVDSGPSRAEDELVVAVARLFLDNVDHVQASWVKSGDEHGLKLLNCGADDFMGTILSEEITSRAGGEYGEYRSFDDYVEMITAIGRTPVERSTDYRTRRRIDPEDGPYGPRLGPRADGSPILPERSAGSDAAETSPADADD; from the coding sequence ATGAGTTCGGGCGGCGATTCCGACGCGAGCGGACCGGTGAGCGACGCGAACGCCGACGGCGACTTCGGCTTCGCGGAGCCGATGACCGACCAGTCGTTCGAAAACGCGCTCGCGAAGGCCCGCGACGGAGTTCGGCTCACCGTCGACGACGCGACGGAACTGCTCGCGACCGGGACGGAGCGCGAGGGGATCGACCCCGTCCGCAAGGAGGCCGTGCTGGAGGCCGCGGACCGCCGCCGCGCCGAGACGGTCGGAGACGAGGTCACGTTCGTCGCCAACCTCAACAACAACGTCACGACGGCGTGCAACACGGGCTGTCTGTTCTGTAACTTCAAGGACTCCGCACACGCCTTCGAGGCCGACAGCGACGTCGACCACCCGGGATTCACGAAACCCCCGTCGGAGTCCCGCGCGGTCGTCGAGGACGCCCTCGACATGGGGATCTACGAGGTGTGTTCCGTCTCGGGGCTCCACCCCACGTTCGCGCTGAACGAGGAGCACCACGAGATCCTCGCCGCCCGTGACGACCCCGCCAGCGAGGTGAACTACAAGCCCCCGGCCGTCTACGACACCGACCCGGGGACCTACCTCGAACAGATGGAGGCGATGTCGGTCGGCGGCGTACACCTCCACTCGATGACCCCCGAGGAGGCGTACCACGCGAAGCGCGGTACCGACTGGGAGTACGAGTCGGTGTACCGCGAACTCGCGGCCGCCGGTCTCGACTCGGCGCCGGGCACCGCCGCGGAGATCCTCGTCGACGAGGTCCGCGACGTGATCTGTCCGGGGAAGATCCGCACCGACGACTGGGTCGACGCCATCGAGGGCGCGGTCGCCGCCGGCCTCGACGTCACCTCGACGATGATGTACGGTCACGTCGAGACGGTCGCACACCGCGCCGAACACTTGGGGGTACTCCGCGACCTCCAGGACCGGACGGGCGGGATCACGGAGTTCGTCCCGCTCTCTTTCATCCACCAGAACACCCCCCTCTACCGCCGGGGCGTCGTCGACTCCGGCCCCTCGCGCGCCGAGGACGAGCTCGTGGTCGCGGTCGCTCGGCTCTTCCTCGACAACGTCGACCACGTCCAGGCCTCGTGGGTGAAGTCGGGCGACGAACACGGCCTGAAGCTGCTCAACTGCGGCGCCGACGATTTTATGGGCACCATCCTCTCGGAAGAGATCACCAGCCGCGCGGGCGGCGAGTACGGCGAGTACCGCTCGTTCGACGACTACGTCGAGATGATCACGGCGATCGGTCGGACGCCCGTCGAGCGCTCGACCGACTACCGGACCCGCCGCCGGATCGACCCCGAGGACGGCCCGTACGGCCCGCGACTCGGCCCGCGCGCCGACGGCAGCCCGATACTCCCCGAGCGCTCGGCCGGAAGCGACGCCGCCGAGACTTCCCCCGCCGACGCCGACGACTGA
- the nadC gene encoding carboxylating nicotinate-nucleotide diphosphorylase encodes MLTDGDVERWLREDVGHHDVTNQVPGETDGRLVAKENGVTAGVDAASAVFDYLDATVTERVAGGTRVDPGDVVLRVEGPAQAVFRGERVAVNVAGHASGIATKTAAAVSAAREVDDDVRIAATRKTTPGLRGVEKRAVAAAGGDTHRLDLSHMVMVKDNHVAEMGLVGAIEHFRERASFATALDVEVEDPGDAARAAAAGADVVLLDNMTPAETATAVDRVAAGDADALTEASGGIAVETVPEYAATGVDVISMGGLTHSAPTLDLSFRTGEDG; translated from the coding sequence ATGCTCACGGACGGCGACGTCGAGCGGTGGCTCCGGGAGGACGTGGGCCACCACGACGTGACCAATCAGGTGCCGGGCGAGACCGACGGCCGACTCGTCGCCAAAGAGAACGGTGTCACCGCGGGAGTCGACGCCGCGAGCGCCGTCTTCGACTACCTCGACGCGACCGTGACCGAGCGCGTCGCCGGCGGGACCCGCGTCGACCCCGGCGACGTGGTTTTGCGGGTCGAGGGACCGGCGCAGGCGGTCTTCCGCGGTGAGCGCGTCGCGGTGAACGTCGCCGGCCACGCGTCCGGCATCGCGACGAAGACCGCCGCCGCCGTGTCGGCCGCGCGCGAGGTCGACGACGACGTGCGGATCGCGGCGACGCGCAAGACCACGCCCGGCCTGCGCGGGGTCGAGAAGCGGGCCGTCGCGGCCGCGGGGGGCGACACCCACCGGCTCGACCTCTCGCACATGGTGATGGTGAAGGACAACCACGTCGCCGAGATGGGCCTGGTGGGCGCGATCGAACACTTCCGGGAGCGGGCCTCCTTCGCGACCGCCCTCGACGTCGAGGTCGAGGACCCGGGAGACGCCGCGCGCGCCGCGGCGGCCGGCGCCGACGTGGTCCTCTTGGACAACATGACGCCCGCGGAGACGGCGACGGCGGTGGACCGCGTTGCGGCCGGCGACGCGGACGCGCTGACCGAGGCCTCCGGCGGGATCGCGGTCGAGACCGTCCCGGAGTACGCCGCGACCGGCGTCGACGTGATCTCGATGGGCGGTCTCACTCACTCCGCGCCGACGCTCGACCTCTCCTTCCGGACCGGGGAAGACGGATAG
- a CDS encoding acetamidase/formamidase family protein: protein MSQQGVQEELYVDQYTLGLVGPDQEWAGTVADGGTVKTYTPPGCWGPMVTPSFRGGHEVTRPIRVEGAKVGDAVAIHVRDVEVTSMATSTGSMAEREGAFGEDPFVDHRCPECGTAWPDSVVEGTGEDAIRCAECGANASSFGFEYGYTVAFDHGNAVGITLDEEGAHELALDADEAMDIPENARQHPILLYEPDGMPGTLGRLRPFVGNIGTTPPVTMPDSHNAGDFGQNLIGADHDYGVETEEDLEKRTDGHMDVPEVRAGATLICPVVVDGGGVYVGDLHANQGDGELSLHTTDVSGTVTMDVEVIEDVDLGGPLLLPNEEDLPFISAPYTDDEVAAGDDLGAEHGVDVDTDAAPVQVIGSGATVNDATQNAFDRAGKLLDMTEGEVRARCTFTGGVQIGRLPGVVQLDVLVPIDVLETAGLDGVTRDQYDL, encoded by the coding sequence ATGTCACAGCAAGGCGTTCAAGAGGAGCTGTACGTCGACCAGTACACGCTCGGGCTGGTCGGGCCTGACCAGGAGTGGGCGGGCACGGTCGCGGACGGCGGGACCGTGAAGACGTACACGCCGCCGGGCTGTTGGGGACCGATGGTGACGCCCTCGTTCCGGGGCGGGCACGAGGTGACGCGCCCGATCCGCGTCGAGGGCGCGAAAGTCGGTGACGCCGTCGCGATCCACGTCCGCGACGTGGAGGTGACGAGCATGGCGACGAGCACGGGGTCGATGGCGGAGCGCGAGGGCGCGTTCGGGGAAGACCCCTTCGTCGACCACCGCTGTCCCGAGTGCGGGACGGCGTGGCCCGACTCCGTGGTCGAGGGCACCGGCGAGGACGCGATCCGCTGTGCGGAGTGCGGCGCCAACGCCTCCTCGTTCGGCTTCGAGTACGGCTACACCGTCGCGTTCGACCACGGGAACGCGGTCGGGATCACGCTCGACGAGGAGGGCGCCCACGAGCTCGCCCTCGACGCCGACGAGGCGATGGACATCCCCGAGAACGCGCGCCAGCACCCGATCCTGCTGTACGAGCCGGACGGGATGCCCGGCACGCTCGGCCGCCTCCGACCGTTCGTCGGCAACATCGGCACCACGCCGCCCGTCACCATGCCCGACTCGCACAACGCCGGCGACTTCGGGCAGAACCTGATCGGCGCCGACCACGACTACGGCGTCGAGACCGAAGAAGACCTCGAGAAGCGTACCGACGGCCACATGGACGTCCCCGAGGTCCGGGCGGGCGCGACGCTGATCTGCCCGGTCGTCGTCGACGGCGGCGGGGTGTACGTGGGCGACCTCCACGCGAACCAGGGCGACGGCGAGCTCTCCCTCCACACCACCGACGTGAGCGGGACGGTCACGATGGATGTCGAGGTGATCGAGGACGTCGACCTCGGCGGTCCCCTCCTCCTCCCGAACGAGGAGGACCTCCCGTTCATCAGCGCGCCGTACACCGACGACGAGGTCGCGGCCGGCGACGACCTCGGCGCGGAACACGGCGTCGACGTCGACACCGACGCCGCACCGGTCCAGGTGATCGGCTCCGGGGCGACCGTCAACGACGCCACGCAGAACGCCTTCGATCGCGCCGGAAAGCTGCTGGACATGACCGAGGGCGAGGTCCGCGCCCGGTGTACGTTCACCGGCGGCGTCCAGATCGGGCGGCTCCCCGGCGTGGTCCAGCTGGACGTGCTCGTTCCGATAGACGTGCTGGAGACGGCCGGTCTCGACGGTGTGACGCGCGATCAGTACGACCTGTAG
- a CDS encoding DUF6293 family protein, giving the protein MQTHIVPVGFDYDRMIAPLIRDQFDVDRVILLEGTVGSEANVEYSRNIARKLEQDFKNLLGAETVREKLTDVYDYDAAFERAFDLINAELDRDDAGDRDDADDSPPDEREVWVNLCSMPRPVSFAFATAAHSIMVERQADRDRIHTYYTAPEKYLETELAEELRATRDLLRELRDGDALAGEETADRVGDRLGTTTDLLEEFDERGTTIGAKRIGDSHVIELPVASFQNVKPFEELVLFTLGEHGEFESVSELAKTLADELNEEYTDSFRSKVIYNVDRLGPGGKGYIEREEHGKSYRTSLSRIGQLWVRAHAGEERDIA; this is encoded by the coding sequence ATGCAGACCCACATCGTCCCGGTCGGGTTCGACTACGACCGGATGATCGCCCCCCTCATCCGGGACCAGTTCGACGTCGACCGGGTGATTCTCTTGGAGGGGACGGTCGGCAGCGAGGCGAACGTCGAGTACTCCCGGAACATCGCGCGCAAGCTCGAACAGGATTTCAAGAACCTCCTCGGCGCGGAGACGGTGCGAGAGAAGCTGACGGACGTGTACGACTACGACGCCGCCTTCGAGCGCGCGTTCGACCTGATAAACGCGGAGCTGGACCGGGACGACGCCGGCGACCGCGACGACGCCGACGACTCGCCCCCCGACGAGCGCGAGGTGTGGGTGAACCTCTGTTCGATGCCGCGGCCCGTCTCGTTCGCGTTCGCGACCGCCGCCCACTCGATCATGGTCGAGCGGCAGGCGGACCGCGACCGCATTCACACTTACTACACGGCCCCGGAGAAGTACCTGGAGACCGAGCTCGCCGAAGAGCTGCGCGCGACGCGGGACCTGCTGCGCGAGCTCCGCGACGGCGACGCGCTCGCGGGCGAGGAGACGGCCGACCGCGTGGGCGACCGACTGGGAACGACGACCGACCTGTTGGAGGAGTTCGACGAGCGCGGCACCACCATCGGCGCGAAGCGCATCGGCGACAGTCACGTGATCGAGCTCCCGGTCGCCTCCTTTCAGAACGTCAAACCGTTCGAGGAGCTCGTCTTATTCACCCTCGGTGAGCACGGCGAGTTCGAGTCCGTCTCCGAACTCGCGAAGACGCTCGCGGACGAGCTCAACGAGGAGTACACCGACTCGTTCCGCTCGAAGGTCATTTATAACGTCGACCGGCTCGGCCCGGGCGGGAAGGGGTACATCGAGCGCGAGGAACACGGGAAGTCATACCGGACGAGCCTCTCGCGGATCGGTCAGCTCTGGGTCCGTGCGCACGCCGGCGAGGAGCGCGATATCGCCTGA
- the hmgA gene encoding hydroxymethylglutaryl-CoA reductase (NADPH): MSQPTPADLAARVRDGDVRFHELEDHADADVATAARRLLVEDATDADLDPLGEYAFDAETVHGSNIENTLGGVQVPVGVAGPVTVDGGASSDERYLPLATTEGALVASINRGCAVVEDAGGATARVTKQGMTRAPVFRVAGVAEAEALVAWVRDSEAALREAAESTTSHGELLDVTPYVVGNNVFCRFRYDTKDAMGMNMVTIATREACDVVEAETDASLVALSGNLCADKKPAAINAVEGRGRSVVADATIPREVVEDRLHTTPEAIAEINTRKNLVGSAKAGALGFNAHVANAVAAMFLATGQDEAQVVEGANAITTAETTDDGGLYVSVSLASLEVGTVGGGTKLPTQRAGLEILGVAGGGDPAGSNADALAESIAVCALAGELSLLAALGSRNLSSAHAELGR; encoded by the coding sequence ATGTCGCAACCGACTCCCGCGGACCTCGCGGCCCGCGTCCGCGACGGTGACGTCCGCTTCCACGAGCTGGAGGACCACGCCGACGCCGACGTCGCGACCGCCGCGCGCCGGCTGCTCGTCGAGGATGCGACCGACGCCGACCTCGACCCCCTCGGTGAGTACGCGTTCGACGCCGAGACGGTCCACGGCTCGAACATCGAGAACACGCTCGGCGGCGTCCAGGTCCCCGTCGGCGTCGCCGGCCCGGTGACGGTCGACGGCGGCGCGAGTTCCGACGAGCGATACCTCCCGCTGGCGACGACCGAGGGCGCGCTCGTCGCGTCGATCAACCGCGGCTGCGCCGTCGTCGAGGACGCCGGCGGCGCGACCGCCCGCGTGACGAAACAGGGGATGACGCGCGCGCCCGTCTTCCGGGTCGCGGGCGTCGCGGAGGCCGAGGCGCTCGTCGCCTGGGTGCGCGACAGCGAGGCCGCGCTGCGCGAGGCGGCGGAGTCGACGACGAGCCACGGCGAGCTGCTCGACGTGACGCCGTACGTCGTCGGTAACAACGTCTTCTGCCGGTTCCGCTACGACACGAAGGACGCGATGGGGATGAACATGGTCACCATCGCGACGCGGGAGGCGTGCGACGTCGTCGAGGCGGAGACGGACGCCTCGCTCGTCGCGCTCTCGGGGAACCTCTGTGCGGACAAGAAGCCGGCCGCGATCAACGCGGTCGAGGGGCGCGGGCGCTCGGTCGTCGCGGACGCGACGATCCCGCGCGAGGTCGTCGAGGACCGGCTCCACACGACCCCCGAGGCGATAGCCGAGATCAACACCCGGAAGAACCTCGTCGGCTCCGCGAAGGCGGGCGCGCTCGGGTTCAACGCCCACGTCGCCAACGCGGTCGCGGCGATGTTCTTGGCGACCGGCCAGGACGAGGCGCAGGTCGTCGAGGGGGCGAACGCGATCACGACCGCCGAGACGACCGACGACGGCGGCCTCTACGTCTCCGTCTCGCTGGCGAGCCTCGAAGTGGGGACCGTCGGCGGCGGAACGAAGCTACCGACGCAGCGCGCGGGCCTGGAGATCCTCGGCGTCGCCGGCGGCGGGGATCCGGCCGGGAGCAACGCGGACGCGCTCGCTGAGTCGATCGCGGTCTGCGCGCTCGCGGGCGAACTCTCCCTGCTCGCGGCGCTCGGGTCGCGAAACCTCTCGTCGGCGCACGCGGAACTCGGGCGGTAG